In Magnetococcales bacterium, one DNA window encodes the following:
- a CDS encoding DUF2924 domain-containing protein, translating to MNNIDVIKQVAALPGMSTPDLKAMWKKFHEKDPPPFNRTFLVKRLAYRLQELAYGGMSEETGKRLENLASDEAGASNGKASREQILPGTSLVREWKGVEHGCTVLENGFEYQGKHFKSLTAVANFITGTRWNGYVFFGLKKQIRSRS from the coding sequence ATGAATAACATTGATGTGATCAAACAAGTGGCGGCCTTGCCGGGGATGAGCACCCCGGATTTGAAGGCCATGTGGAAGAAATTCCACGAAAAAGATCCTCCGCCGTTCAATCGGACCTTTCTGGTGAAGCGGCTGGCATACCGGCTTCAAGAACTGGCCTACGGTGGGATGTCGGAGGAAACCGGAAAACGGTTGGAAAATCTGGCCTCGGATGAGGCTGGGGCCTCGAATGGAAAGGCTTCACGGGAGCAGATTCTTCCGGGCACCAGCTTGGTGCGGGAATGGAAGGGCGTGGAGCATGGATGCACGGTTTTGGAAAACGGCTTCGAATATCAGGGGAAGCACTTCAAGAGTCTGACGGCAGTGGCCAACTTCATTACCGGAACACGATGGAATGGCTACGTTTTCTTTGGCCTCAAAAAGCAGATCAGGAGCCGGTCATGA